Sequence from the Gloeocapsopsis dulcis genome:
GGTGAGGGCGATCGCTTTTAGTCCTGATGGTCAAGTGGTGAGTAGTAGTCAAGACGAAACAATTAAGTTTTGGCACATCAAGACCGGAGAATGTCAGAAAACATTAAGAACTGCTAGACCTTACGAAAGTATGAATATTGCTGATATCGAAGGTTTAAGTGATGCTCAAAAAACTGCTTTAAGAGCATTAGGAGCCGTTGAGTTGTCCTAGAAATTAGCATAAAACTAACTTTCCACTATCCAATCATAAGGAACAGCATGAGTTATTCTCAGCAAGCCATCGTCACCTTCAACCTACATCTTTCTCCCAAATTTGGGTAAGGGATTTTGAAAACAAGCACCCCTTCTTTTAATCTTAAGAGAAGGGGTGAAGGATGAGGCTATTCTAGTTAAACTTACCTTACTTGCGATGATTGCAGTGAAGGTAAATAATTGCCTAAGCGTGAAAAAACTTCTTGTTTAACGTATTTCATTAAACCGGTTCTATAGCTAACTACATCTTCATCTACTTCTTGTAATCTTTCTGTTGTAAACTGTAGAACTTGCTCTGCTCTGTTATCCCAAGTAAAATTTTGCACCTCTTGAAAAGCACATTCAGCAATAGTATTAGCTAGCACAGGATTTTCAAATAATTTCAATATAGCTTTTTTAAAGGAATCAGGATCATCTGGCTCTGCTAAAAGAGCATTCTGTTTATCTCTTGCTACTGTCATTATTGTTGGTAATGCTGAAGCTACAATTGGTCTTCGAGAAACCATATAGTCAAACAGCTTAAGCGGACAAGTGGCTCCAGCTAAATCCCAGTACTTACTTGTAGGAAGGATTAATACATCTGCTGCATATAAGTAAGAAGCTAATTCTGTCTGATTGACATGACCAACAAGTGTTATATTGCTTAACCCAATTTTTCGGGAAGCTTCTTGTACTTTCTGAATATCATCAGCCCATCCTCCTACAAGTACAAATTTATAATCTGGAAGAAGACGAGCAGTTTCTAAAATTGTTGGAATACCTTTATACTCATACAAATGTCCTGAGTACAAAACTATTTTATCTTCTTGGCAAATAGATAATTTTCTGCGGGCTAATTGTTTATCTTGATAGGGTAGAAAATTTTTAAGATCAACTGCATTAGGTGCAACTAGTATTCTGTCCCTCAGTAATCCATTGTAAATATAATTTTCAGCCAAATGAGGCAAGGTAGTCACAATACCAAGCAAATTTTTATTATTCAAAATTGCCTGATAAAAAGAACTTGATGTTTCTGGTATCGGTTCATGCCATTCCCATAAAACAGGTACACCAATTTTTAGCAGAAGATCAGCAATAGCAGGAGTACGAGTGTACACAACAGAAGGAGACTTTAAACAAGCATATAAAATAGCTATCTTATAGAAAGTTTGATTTTCATAATTGTGAGGAAAGGGGTACTTAATTTTGAGGTGAATTGGTAAGCGTATAAGCTTAAATTTATGATGCAAACCATACCAAGCTTGAAAATCTGAACTCATGCCTTGAATAGCTGATAAAATATCTCCAGAAGTAACTAACTCAAAATTCTTAAGTTTTTGAGAGAAGGCTTGAGCCATTTTAGCTATCTGTATTGTATGAGCCATTTTTGAAGGCAAATTACCTTTTGTTAAATAAATCAAATTATTTAATGTTTTCATTTTTCCTGTACATTCAAGTATTATTGATGGTTTATTAAAAAGCAGAGAATAAATTAAGACTTGTCCAAAAGTAGGCACTTAATATTTTATTAAAATTTTATTTCTTATAATTATATAAAAGTTCAGTGTTTTACCTACTCTATAAATCTGTTATTTTCTTTAAAATTAAATTGTTTGTTTAAGCTTAGCATATAATTTTAAACGGTTCTTTCCCTTCATAGCAAATGCAACAATTAAATACAGTTATTTTTTACTACTCTTTTACTTCATCAGAATTGGTTAACATACTTTACGAGTTAAACCAGTATGTCTGAAAAACTAAGTTTCATATGGATAATTTAGTTCTGTAATCCTCCTAAACAAATCTATCTTTTCTGTATAGACAAACCTTTATAGCTAGTAGAATATAGAAGTATTTTAATAACACCTAAGGAAGTAACTCAACTCTAAGCTAAAGTAGTGGTAATTGCTGCTCATAGTGCTAGTCTTACAAATATAATATTTGCCCAAAGTTTAATTGCTATTAAACCTTTTGTTTCAATAAGCGTTTTTTTTATTAGCGCAGGCATTAGATTTTCAACATGGATATTTAGTATCAGAACTAGATACAGAAAATCAGTAAAATGAGAATTTTAAAGATATAGTAATCAAGGCTGATAAAATACAGTGACTAGTATTAAAAATGCTACAAGCAGATTAAAGCTTGATAGCTAGCCTAACACCTGTTGATAAAACTACCTAGTAATTACGGACGCACTCTTGCGCACAAAATAAACTACTGAAGTTTTATATATTGACCCTCATGAACTTTTAGTAGAGCATAGCAATAAGTCAATATTGGCTAAAGTAGGTGTTACTAATACTTTGATGTTTAACTGATTGGCTACAAGCCTCATTGAAAATAAAAAGACTCGGCTAGATTATTCGGAGATAGCTTTGAAAATAATCTACATTTCTGAAGGCAACTTACCTTCTCAAGAAGCAAATTCTATACAAGTTGCCAAAATGGCTCAAGCTTTTGCTCAAAAGGTTGAAGAATTTGAACTCGTTACTCTAGGTGATTTATGGTCTTTTGTAAGAAATTATAAGTTTGATTTTCAGAATTGGTATGGACTAACCCGAGAATATAAAATTACCCAACTACCTTTACTTTGTAAAACTACTTATCCTTTTCCTCGAAAATATCGCAATAAGTTTCGCAGTCAACATTTCTCGCGCTGGGCAGCTTTTTATGCTGGCATGAAATCTCCTGATTTAGTATATACTAGGTCAAAACAAGCAGCAAAAATTGCACTAAAGTTAGGTTTAAATGTTTTGTACGAATGGCATTTACCTGTTGAGAAGGGCTTTTTCCCAAAACAAATTACTAAACACAATTTTTTAGGTATTGTAACTATCTCCCAACAATTAGCAAGTGAATATGTCACAGCAGGTCTTCCTGTAGACAAGGTACTAGTTGAGCATGATGGCGTCAATTTAGAACACTTTCTTCCCTATCAAACCAAGGAAGAAGCTCGGCAAAAATTAAATCTTCCTTTGAGTACACCAATAGTAGTATATGCAGGTCACTTATATGACTTTAAAGGAATACCAACTATTTATCAGGTAGCTCAATTAATACCAAATTGCTTATTTCTGTTAGTAGGAGGCTGGAAAGAGGATATCGAACAAGCTCGACAAGTGTGTCAACGTGATGGTCTTGTGAATGTAAAAATTGTTGGACACATACCTCAAACTCAAGTACCCACATATTTGTATGCAAGTGATGTTCTTATCTTACCGAATAGTGGCAACCACATTTGGTCAGCGACAACTTCTCCGCTAAAACTATTTGAATATATGGCAACACATCGACCAATAGTTGCTTCTGCTTTACCCAATATTACTACTGTTCTACAACATAAGAAAAATGCCCTCTTAGCCAAACCAGACTGTCCTAAATCATTCAAGCAAGCAATAGAAGAATTGCTCATCAGTCCTCAAATAGGAAAAGCACTTGCAGAACAAGCTTTTCAAGATGTCCAGTACTACACCTGGGAACATCGAGCTGAACGTATTCTTCAGTTTCTCACAAATAAACTTCAAGAAGCCGATTACGTTCCCCAATCTAAATTTTATCTTCAAGTTTTGAAGACATTAGCTAGTAAAACTGGCTAATGACTACTGAAATACTATATTTTAATTAGATTGCTCTGATGTTTTTATAAGTTAAATAAGAAGCTGATTTTCACATCAAAACATTAAACCAGGAATTAATATATGCTAAAAAAAATACATAAAAAATTTTATAATTCTGTTAACTATGCTTCTAAACAAATATCTCGAAAAGGTATTTACAGCTTTCTAGAGAATGAGTTTACTCAAATTCAAGCAAAAGAAAAAGTTCTGAATGTTGGTGCGGGAGGCGACATTGGTCTTCTCATAAACGAATATGCACAAAAAAACGACTTTCAAGTAGTTTCTCTAGATATTGACGCGCAAACTAATCCAGATATTGTAGGAGATATATGTACTTACAATTTTGGTGATAAAGATATTTTTGATTGTATTGTTGTTTGTGAAGTTCTTGAACATGTAAGCTTACCCCACTTAGCTATTGAACAAATTTACACATTATTGAAACAAAATGGTAGACTTATTCTTACAGTTCCTTTTATTTTTCCTCTTCATTGTCGTCCCTACGACTATTATAGATTTACAAAATATGGTCTAGCATTTTTGTTAAAAAAATTTAGATATTTAAATATTATCGAGAGAAACTCCTGGGCTGATGCTATTAATGTATTAATCCTTAGATTGGTTAAAGAAAAGAGAAAAAAGACTATAATGATTGCACCATTTTTAATCACTTTTTCTTGTTTATTAATTCCTGTTAATTGGTTATTTGCAAAAATTATTCCTACAGATTTTATTACAACAGGATACGTAGTAACAGCAAAAAAATAATTAATATATTAAACAAATATGAAATCTAAAATCAACTTGATTGATTGCCCTTTTTTTATTGTTTTTGAGCCAAGATCAGGCTCTACTTTGCTTGCCAACTTACTGGTGAAATCGGCAGATATAGCTTTGCCACCAGAAAGTAACTTTATCAAGGTAATTCTGTCAAATTATCCCAAGAATTTAGTAGAAGACGAGCAAGATTTACAGATAATAACAAGTATATTATACAAGGATATAAAGTTTGAAGATTGGAATATTAATGTAGAGGAAATAACTAGGTTTGTTCAACCAAGCTTACCTATCAGTGTAAAAGATTTTATTTTAACCATATGTACAATTTATAAGAACAAGAATTTTCCAACAGCAAAAATATTTGGATTAAAGCATACTTACTATTTAATAGAATCTGAAAAGATAAAATTGATGTTTCCAAGTTCTAAATTTATTGGGCTTGTAAGGGACGGAAGAGCCGTTTTTAACTCTAAAAAGAATAGTATATATTCGGTTACTGGTCAACCATTTGAAACCAATCCTTATAGAGCAGCGAAGCAATGGTGTAAAACCCTAAACCTCCTAAAAAAACTCAGTACAAAGTATCCAAAAGACACATTTACTTTATATTACGAAGAATTAATAAATTCACCTGATGAAACCGTTAGATTACTATGTATTTTTTTAGGCGTTGCATATAGAGGTAATAATTTAGATAGAAAATATACAGTTCCTAGAAGATATGGTAATTTGCATAAAAATATTTATAAAGAAGCAATGCCTGACCGAATAGAAGTATGGAGAAGTTCTTTATCAGCTAATGAAATATATGCATTTGAATCAATTGCATATAAATATCTAATTTTAGCAGGCTATGAATTAATTAATAATTATTTCATCCTTAAAATGAAGCGTATTAAAGAAATTTTACAACTACCTTTTAAATACCTATTGAGCAGCTAAGTTGGAAATTTACAGCAGTGGAAGCTGAATCAAGCAAGTGAAGAAGTTTCTTTTGTTGCTAACTCAATAGAAATCTTGTTAACTTACGAAATCACGTAAGTTACGATTATAGCAGCGATACGAACACCAGTACCTAAGAAATGGAGTTGCTAGCAACGAAACAAAAGGTTTGTCTTCTCATACGAGTCTTCCAAAATGCCTGGGCTTATCGGGCTATTAATGTTTGTTTCATCTGATCCTGCTAGCCTGATATAGTAGTTATCTAATAATCTACAGAAGAATTCCTTTATTAAAATTTATTGTGATAGGGAAAGGCTTGTGTAAAAGCTCTGATGTGTCTAAGCACTAAGCGTATGGGCAAGTATCGCTACATTCTATTTAATAAGCCATACGGTGTTTTAAGTCAATTTACCGATAATAGTGACGAAGCGAGACGTACGCTTAAGGACTATATCGCGGTTCCTGGGGTGTATCCTGTTGGACGCTTAGATTGGGACAGCGAAGGGTTGATGCTATTAACTGATCGCGGACAGCTGCAACATCGTCTCTCACATCCACAGTTTCAGCACCTCCGTACCTATTGGGTACAAGTTGAAAGAATTCCTGACGCTGCGGCGTTGCATCAATTACAGCAAGGAGTCGTCATTGATAACTACCAAACGCGACCAGCAGCAGTGCGGTTATTTGATGTTGAACCAGCAATTCCACCACGATCGCATCCCATTCGCTTTCGGAAGAATGTTCCCACTGCTTGGTTAGAAATGACACTGACAGAAGGTAAAAACCGTCAGGTACGAAAAATGACTGCAAAAGTAGGTTTTCCGACTTTACGACTAATTCGAGTAGCGATCGCTCACCTGCAACTAGGAGATCTTCAACCTGGACAATGGCGCTATCTGAATCCTCAAGAAGAATCTTTATTAAAACTCTTATGGCAACAACCGCAGCATTATAAACATTGATCGCCTGATCGTCAAATCAGTCGCGATAACTAAATTAAATACAGAACTGCTAAGTAATTGTGGGCAGGAGCCATAAATTGTGGCAAGTTGGATGATGTAGCCAATCACAAAGTGCTATATTGCCTCAAAGCTATTGATAATATGCTGATTTGCCCCCAGTGTCAGTTTGAAAATCCAACTCACAATAAGTTCTGCCAACAGTGCGGTACTTCACTCACGCATAAACCTTGTGCAGAGTGCGGCACAACTGTGGCACTAAATCAAGAACGATGCCACAACTGCAATGCTGTCACCGGAACAATTTGGTTAGCAATTGCTCAAAATCAATCCTCGTTGATCGCTTCTACTATTAGCCAGACGACGTGTCGAACAGATACAGCAGCAACTGTAGACAACACCTCTAATTCAGCAGAAGAACAAAATGTGCCGCTTCCTTTTTTGCCAAAACCAGAAGTCGGAGCATTTATAGATCAACAGCAGCGCTATCAAATTCTTGACTTACTGACTACATCAGCTGATCAAACTGAAATCTGCTGGCGAGTTCTTGATTGTCAACCATTGCAATTATCACCCCTCCTCGCAGGTGCAGCAGCTGTAGCAGAAATTCCGACGATCGCGAAAACTTATCTAACGCTGCAATCACAACTCCACCAAGTCGTTCCGGCGGTTCAGGATACATGGCAAAGCGACGATGTGCAATTTGTTTTGATTGAGGATCGTTCTCATTGGCAACAGCTGGTGACTTTATGGCAAGATAACCAAACTTCCCCTCTGCAAATTTTGCACTGGCTGCACGAGATGATGCAACTTTGGGTAGCACTCGAACCTTGGCAATGTCGGCAAAGCTTGTTGGAACTGGCTAATCTGCGGGTAGACGAAGATGGAGTACTTGCACTACAACGCCTATACGGTGAAAATGCTGGAACAACACTGCAAGACTTAGGAAATCTCTGGTATCAGCTATTTCAAGAGTCTCAACGAACTCAATTTGGCTTGGTAGTTGAACTGATTAACACGCTACAAAGTGGCAGCATTCAATCGACAGATGAGTTGCGATCGCACCTAGAATCCATTGCTGCAGAACTTCAAGACCAGTTTGCACCCACAACAACTTCCGATTCCGCAATAACACTTGATGATGTTGATGATGCTCTCCAAGAAGAAGACACGCAAATTTATACCGAAAGTATGCCAACACTAATACTACCTGTAACATTATTTAGCTTAGAAGAGGTAGGAAGTACAGATGTCGGTCGCCAGCGCGAACACAATGAGGACTTCTTCGGTATTGAGACAACGATTCATAAACTAGATACTCCAGGCGATCGCACCCTGCAAGCGCGGGGGTTATATATTCTTTGTGATGGCATGGGCGGACACGCTGGCGGCGAAGTTGCTAGCAAACTTGCAGTAGATTCTCTCAAACAATATTTTGAAACACATTGGCAATCCGATCAGTTACCCGATGAAAATACAATTCGCGAAGCTGTGCAATTGGCAAACCAAGCAATTTACGATCTGAATCAACAGGACGCCCGTGCAGGTGTTGGGCGCATGGGTACAACCTTAGTCATGGTTTTGATGCAAAATACTCAAGTTGCTGTTGCTCATGTTGGTGATAGTCGTCTTTATCGCTTATCACGTCAGCGCGGACTCGAACAAGTAACGACAGATCATGAAGTCGGGCAACGCGAAATCTTACGTGGGATAGAACCTCATATTGCCTATGGACGTCCTGATGCTTACCAACTCACGCAAGCTTTAGGTCCTAGAGACGCAAGTTATGTTAGTCCTGATGTTCAGTTTCTTGAACTCAGCGAAGATACATTGCTAATACTAACTTCTGATGGTCTTTCGGATAATGACCTTATGGAACATCACTGGCACACACACTTAGAACCACTTCTGAGTTCGGAAGCAAATTTAAACCAAGGTCTTGCTAATTTAATTGATTTGGCAAACCATTACAATGGTCACGACAATATTACAGCTATCCTAATTCGGGCAAAAGTTCATCCGAATCGTGACGCTGTGGAAGCAACGATACCTTCAACTTAATTCTTATTGCGATACTTTAATCTTTTCATCTTATCTTATTTGGTGTGGTTGCACTATACTTACTAGATCCTCAACAAAAAACACCACTACAGCAGTGGCAATTTGACAATCAATCGCTGATTCGGATTGGTCGTTCTCCAGACAATAACATCGTATTAAATGACTTGATGGTTTCCCGCTATCACCTCGAACTACAGCATGTTCCTACTGGACATCAAAGTGCTTGGTACCTTACGAATCGAGGAACAAATGGCACTTTTCTAGATGGTATTTTGGTGACACACAGTCTTGTTGCTGATAATTCGATTATTCAGTTGGCGCGAGGCGGTCCTCTCCTCAGATTTCAGCTTGATACACCAGGAAATATTGCTGTAACTTCTAGCTTGCGCTGCGATCATATCGGAAATTTACCAAACAGCCTTTTTTGTGTTCGTTGCGGTCAACCTCTGACAGTTTTGCGCCAGATTCGACAATACCAAGTATTACGTATCCTCGGACAAGGAGGTATGGGAACAACTTATTTAGCATGGGATGCTACCAAGACAATCGCTGGACCTCCCCAACTTCTTGTTTTGAAGGAAATGAATGCGGATATGGCAAAAATTGCCAAAGCACGAGAGTTGTTTGAACGCGAGGCCCGTACTTTAGCTACATTACAGCATCCAGGTATTCCTCAATATTATGATTTCTTTTTACAAGATGGCAAGAAATATCTGGCAATGGAGCTGATCCACGGTCAAGATCTTGAAAGACGTGTATTAGAGCGAGGACCTGTGACACCAGCACAAGCGATCGCCTGGATGTTGCAAACTTGTGATGTAGTAGATTATCTCCACACTCAAGAGCCTCCTCTAATTCACCGTGATATTAAACCCGCCAATCTACTAGTGCGCCGCGCAGATAACCACATCGTAGTATTAGACTTTGGTGCAGTGAAAGAGAGCAGTACGGCTCCTGGAACTCGGATCGGTGCAGAAGGATTTGCCGCACCTGAACAAGAGCGAGGACAACCATTAATTCAGTCAGATCTTTATGCAGTAGGAGCTACATTAATTTTTTTACTTACTGGTGAAACTCCCTTTAAGTTTCTTAAACAACGCGGTACAGGGTATCACTTTGATGTCTCTCGTGTCCCTACAATTACACCACAATTACGAAGAGTTATTGAAAGAGCAACAGAGCCAAATCCCAGCGATCGCTATGCTACCGCTACAGAACTCGCTACTGCTCTAAAATCGGCTAGTTAACTACCGCTAATAACTTATTCTTCATCCCACGCTTCAACCGCTAATAGCTCACTGACAGGATCTTGCATCGCAAAACCAAAGTCTAATAACTCTTGTTTCCAGTAATGCCATTCATTACCATACAATAGAGCAATTTTCCAGATGCTATCACTTGGTTTAAGGATGTTCGATTCTACCAGCGATCGCACGTGATGTTGCAACTTCACCATTGGGTGAATAACTTGCTGAGACATAACCTCGATTTGATGTTTAATAAAGTTTGGTCAATACTCGACTAGAGAAGCGCCTTCAATTTGATTTAATCTGCAATGCTCTAGCTTCTCAAGCTCGAAAAGCATTTTCTATTAACTTAGAGTACCACAAATATTTTCACTTGGTGTATGTATTTGCTCTTGAAGTACGGTAATCACTACCATGTTTGTTTTGTGCTATCAAGCTAGGCACTAAGATACTACTTGTGCAAAAGTGGGTAGCTTAAAAGTAGACATAATACATTCAGTGATAATAAAAGACTTATGGATGAATATCAAGATAGTTCTCGCAAGCGTTTTCAGCGAATTGTAACTTGGATATCGATTGTAGCTTTTTTTGGCTCAACACTATATGGTGCTATTAGTACTATTAACCATGCTTTAACTCAACCTAGCCCGAATGCAGCAGTATTGCCAGAATCACAACTGCAAGCACAAGCACAAGGGTACGAAGTCGTTTTGCAACGAGAGCCAGAAAATCAAGCTGCATTAGAAGGATTAGTCCTGACACAGTTGAAGATGAACTCTGCAAATGCAGCGATCGCTCCCTTAGAAAAACTTGTAAAACTCTATCCTGAACGCCAAGACTATAAATCAGTATTAGAGCAAGTCAAGCAACAGAGTGACTAAAGTTATGCTTTAGGCTATGGGCAGGCAAGATGCCTACTCGACATCTCATCTTGCTTTACATAGTACACGATTTAAAACAGCAGCAAGACCAACAAGCAGATAAAGAATATCTGCCAAGGCGGGTGAAAAGACATCCCAACCAAATCCAAATCCTTGGATTGAACCCATTGCACCAAGGAGGTGACAATGACTCAAGAATTATTTAATTTGAAACTCAGTATTTTAGAAGGACGCTACGAAGATGCTCTAACTCTGGTTGATGAGCTAGAAGGGATGAGTAAACAAGCCATCTTACGAAATATTGAATCA
This genomic interval carries:
- a CDS encoding sulfotransferase family protein codes for the protein MKSKINLIDCPFFIVFEPRSGSTLLANLLVKSADIALPPESNFIKVILSNYPKNLVEDEQDLQIITSILYKDIKFEDWNINVEEITRFVQPSLPISVKDFILTICTIYKNKNFPTAKIFGLKHTYYLIESEKIKLMFPSSKFIGLVRDGRAVFNSKKNSIYSVTGQPFETNPYRAAKQWCKTLNLLKKLSTKYPKDTFTLYYEELINSPDETVRLLCIFLGVAYRGNNLDRKYTVPRRYGNLHKNIYKEAMPDRIEVWRSSLSANEIYAFESIAYKYLILAGYELINNYFILKMKRIKEILQLPFKYLLSS
- a CDS encoding class I SAM-dependent methyltransferase, translated to MLKKIHKKFYNSVNYASKQISRKGIYSFLENEFTQIQAKEKVLNVGAGGDIGLLINEYAQKNDFQVVSLDIDAQTNPDIVGDICTYNFGDKDIFDCIVVCEVLEHVSLPHLAIEQIYTLLKQNGRLILTVPFIFPLHCRPYDYYRFTKYGLAFLLKKFRYLNIIERNSWADAINVLILRLVKEKRKKTIMIAPFLITFSCLLIPVNWLFAKIIPTDFITTGYVVTAKK
- a CDS encoding glycosyltransferase family 4 protein: MPTFGQVLIYSLLFNKPSIILECTGKMKTLNNLIYLTKGNLPSKMAHTIQIAKMAQAFSQKLKNFELVTSGDILSAIQGMSSDFQAWYGLHHKFKLIRLPIHLKIKYPFPHNYENQTFYKIAILYACLKSPSVVYTRTPAIADLLLKIGVPVLWEWHEPIPETSSSFYQAILNNKNLLGIVTTLPHLAENYIYNGLLRDRILVAPNAVDLKNFLPYQDKQLARRKLSICQEDKIVLYSGHLYEYKGIPTILETARLLPDYKFVLVGGWADDIQKVQEASRKIGLSNITLVGHVNQTELASYLYAADVLILPTSKYWDLAGATCPLKLFDYMVSRRPIVASALPTIMTVARDKQNALLAEPDDPDSFKKAILKLFENPVLANTIAECAFQEVQNFTWDNRAEQVLQFTTERLQEVDEDVVSYRTGLMKYVKQEVFSRLGNYLPSLQSSQVR
- a CDS encoding protein kinase domain-containing protein, with translation MVALYLLDPQQKTPLQQWQFDNQSLIRIGRSPDNNIVLNDLMVSRYHLELQHVPTGHQSAWYLTNRGTNGTFLDGILVTHSLVADNSIIQLARGGPLLRFQLDTPGNIAVTSSLRCDHIGNLPNSLFCVRCGQPLTVLRQIRQYQVLRILGQGGMGTTYLAWDATKTIAGPPQLLVLKEMNADMAKIAKARELFEREARTLATLQHPGIPQYYDFFLQDGKKYLAMELIHGQDLERRVLERGPVTPAQAIAWMLQTCDVVDYLHTQEPPLIHRDIKPANLLVRRADNHIVVLDFGAVKESSTAPGTRIGAEGFAAPEQERGQPLIQSDLYAVGATLIFLLTGETPFKFLKQRGTGYHFDVSRVPTITPQLRRVIERATEPNPSDRYATATELATALKSAS
- a CDS encoding pseudouridine synthase; the protein is MGKYRYILFNKPYGVLSQFTDNSDEARRTLKDYIAVPGVYPVGRLDWDSEGLMLLTDRGQLQHRLSHPQFQHLRTYWVQVERIPDAAALHQLQQGVVIDNYQTRPAAVRLFDVEPAIPPRSHPIRFRKNVPTAWLEMTLTEGKNRQVRKMTAKVGFPTLRLIRVAIAHLQLGDLQPGQWRYLNPQEESLLKLLWQQPQHYKH
- a CDS encoding glycosyltransferase, with the protein product MKIIYISEGNLPSQEANSIQVAKMAQAFAQKVEEFELVTLGDLWSFVRNYKFDFQNWYGLTREYKITQLPLLCKTTYPFPRKYRNKFRSQHFSRWAAFYAGMKSPDLVYTRSKQAAKIALKLGLNVLYEWHLPVEKGFFPKQITKHNFLGIVTISQQLASEYVTAGLPVDKVLVEHDGVNLEHFLPYQTKEEARQKLNLPLSTPIVVYAGHLYDFKGIPTIYQVAQLIPNCLFLLVGGWKEDIEQARQVCQRDGLVNVKIVGHIPQTQVPTYLYASDVLILPNSGNHIWSATTSPLKLFEYMATHRPIVASALPNITTVLQHKKNALLAKPDCPKSFKQAIEELLISPQIGKALAEQAFQDVQYYTWEHRAERILQFLTNKLQEADYVPQSKFYLQVLKTLASKTG
- a CDS encoding serine/threonine phosphatase, which produces MLICPQCQFENPTHNKFCQQCGTSLTHKPCAECGTTVALNQERCHNCNAVTGTIWLAIAQNQSSLIASTISQTTCRTDTAATVDNTSNSAEEQNVPLPFLPKPEVGAFIDQQQRYQILDLLTTSADQTEICWRVLDCQPLQLSPLLAGAAAVAEIPTIAKTYLTLQSQLHQVVPAVQDTWQSDDVQFVLIEDRSHWQQLVTLWQDNQTSPLQILHWLHEMMQLWVALEPWQCRQSLLELANLRVDEDGVLALQRLYGENAGTTLQDLGNLWYQLFQESQRTQFGLVVELINTLQSGSIQSTDELRSHLESIAAELQDQFAPTTTSDSAITLDDVDDALQEEDTQIYTESMPTLILPVTLFSLEEVGSTDVGRQREHNEDFFGIETTIHKLDTPGDRTLQARGLYILCDGMGGHAGGEVASKLAVDSLKQYFETHWQSDQLPDENTIREAVQLANQAIYDLNQQDARAGVGRMGTTLVMVLMQNTQVAVAHVGDSRLYRLSRQRGLEQVTTDHEVGQREILRGIEPHIAYGRPDAYQLTQALGPRDASYVSPDVQFLELSEDTLLILTSDGLSDNDLMEHHWHTHLEPLLSSEANLNQGLANLIDLANHYNGHDNITAILIRAKVHPNRDAVEATIPST
- a CDS encoding DUF4327 family protein, producing MSQQVIHPMVKLQHHVRSLVESNILKPSDSIWKIALLYGNEWHYWKQELLDFGFAMQDPVSELLAVEAWDEE